CATATTATTACTATTGCACTTCTATATCATGTTCCTTGCATTGACTATCCAACTCATGAGTATAAAATAGCTTGCCTTTTTATATGTGAATTCCCTAAGTGAAAGAATAAGAGTTCTTTTACACTGACACTCAGAGAGCGCCATCTTGGTTGCTGCCAACCGCCATTCTCTTGCTGGGCTTTCCCGACAGCTCCACGTTTCCCATGTGACGCAGCGGCCTGGTGTGCCTCCGGGACGCCTTGTCCAGGGCGCGGCCGGCCTCGCTCAGCGCTTTCTCAGCCCGCTGGCCCTCTTTCCCATCGCCCTCTCTGCCCTCGCCCGCGGATAATCCGCACGTCATCGACACGCTCAATCTGCCCTGATCCTCGTCGACGCCCTGAGCCCTCCTCAGCCTGAGCCTCCTCCTGCCGACGTCCTGGAACGTGCCGGGGTTCCCTGCAGCGACCTCCCCAGCGCGTGCCGCTCGAACCCTGGCGTCGGGGCCGGGCGGGAGGGCTGGTTTGCTGGGGAGCGCGgtcgggccccggggcccgtcCCCCCGGGCAACCCCCGCCGCTCTGAGGAGACCGGCGGATCGCACCTGGGCGACCGGGGCCTGGGCCTTCGCGGGCGACGGGGCCTCCCGCTCGACTGGCTCGCGCAGGGGCCCGCTCGGGCGACGCTCTGGCGACCTGGCCCGCCCGCCCCCCGTGCCTGTCCTGGCCTTCCTGGGGCACGGCTCGTTCCCCGGGGCGTCCATCTTGCGGGCGGCTGCCGCGGCCTCCTGCTGGACCCCCCTGATCTTGCGGCGCTGGGACTCTCTCACCTCCTTGGGGAGCTCCAGCGGGGCCAGCTTCAGCGGGcgtctgggggggggcaggttctCGCGCTCCCGCTGGCGGTCCCGGGGGGAAGGGTCCCTCCGCGGGGCGGACTCCAGTGGCGGCCCGGCTGCAGTAAGCTGAGCTGCGGTGTTCTCCCTGCAGCCTGGTGACAGATGATGGCCAGGTGCTTTTGAATCCCAGCCATTTTTAGACGACGGGCGAAGGTTCTGGCCACTGAGGGTAGTCATCATATTTTTACCCTGGAGGGTCAGTGGCTCCTCATAGTGACCCATCCCCTATAGAACAAAAACATCCCACTTCTTTATCATCCAAACCAATATGAGTGCAAAGATATCTAAATAATACCTGTATAgatttatatacacacatccaACATTTTATACTTCCACCTACCTACCAGTATCTCTGTCATCTGTAGATAGTCACgtgtaaataagaaataaaatgcttttacttaatgcttttaaaagagaTCTGTGACCATCTGTAATGATAATATTGTCACAGTGTCTTATTATCTTGGCACAGCTAGATGTCCAAAAGTAGAAAAGCATTGCTATTCAACATATGTTTTGCCCTCTCTGTCCATAAATATAATTCTTGACTACTGCAACTACTAAATAACCATACAAGCTGCAATAGTatagaaaaaaaaccaacaacatttttcagaggttgacatttatatgtattttagcATGTTTCACTATTGCTGATTGTACTTTAACACGATGTCTCTGATCCAACACAAATATACAGGCCTAGGAATGTAAGACAATATACTGGCCAGTAAGCACTGTGGTAATTTTCTCTGATAAATAGCATGAATTGATATTGAATTAAGTACAAATTGAATTTAGAATGCAGGCATACTGTATGTTACAACAGTTATTTTACAACATTCATCTGTGCTGCCAAATTGGTTCTGCTTGTACCTTTTCTTGATATCCAAAGAGACCATTATCTTCATTAAGCCATACATTTGGCAGCTGCTTGGGCACTGATTGCAAAGCTTCAGTGTGATTTGTTGCTTGTGCCCATCATTTAATATCAATGTCTTTTGCAGAATGTTATAACCAAtacacataatgaaatgtatggATTAATTATCTTCGTGATTACTATAATAAACTATATTAAGACGtattatattcattatattgATTTGACACATGTATTAATTCTGCCTTACCAGTctatttaataatgtatttaatgcagAAATGTGCTGATCATTTAGATAGTTATGTTTTCAACAGCTTATATACTACAGTATGACTACAATGATATTTATCATTTGCTGGCTTCCAAAAGTAACAAAGACCTCTGAACTGTAACTCATCTTCCACTGAATGGTGTaattaataaacatattttgtaaaatgcatCTATTTGCATCTCTTAAATGAAGAAGTAGAAAAAATGTACTTACTAGTTTAGCCAAtatctctctcttctgtttttgtctgatCATTTTCCTGCAAACACAGCAGTCTATATGGACTCCCAGTCTCTGGAGCTGCCTGATGTTGATGCCAGTTTAGGGTGTGACATTTCTTCAGGAGAGGCTTAGCTGCAACGCTCTAAGATAATTAAGGAGATTAGGGTCAGTGTGCAAGCTGTGTGATCTCCACGTTAAAGCCAGTTCAGGATATAGAAAAAAAGACCTGGAAatctatattttaaatgttctttaaatCAGTTAATTTGTTAACAAGTAATAATTGTAGATCCTAGGTTATATGATAAATCATTTTACACTggaagcaaaataataaaattaagatTTGGTAGGCCACCAGAGATCTGTATCTGTAGTATTATTTTTTACCACTAGGTGGGGACAAAGGCCATAACTATTCAAATATCTGCGCTGAAACCAATCCTGTATTTTTCTGTGGTTAAACTAATTTTCAACAGGTTTCAGTAAAACCACACATGTGGTTGTTTTGgacaaaaagaggaaaaatacaCAGTTAACACAGTTTTATTAATAACAAAGTTATTCCGATTATAATCTTTCACTGGACCAGCCTTAACGGCCTTGCTTAATGATCAGCGGTTGATCAGCGGTTCATCTGTGACCACAGCCCTCCTCTGCTCTTGGCTTCTGACTCAGTTTAAGCATCATTCA
This region of Anguilla rostrata isolate EN2019 chromosome 8, ASM1855537v3, whole genome shotgun sequence genomic DNA includes:
- the LOC135261697 gene encoding serine/arginine repetitive matrix protein 1, translating into MIRQKQKREILAKLGMGHYEEPLTLQGKNMMTTLSGQNLRPSSKNGWDSKAPGHHLSPGCRENTAAQLTAAGPPLESAPRRDPSPRDRQRERENLPPPRRPLKLAPLELPKEVRESQRRKIRGVQQEAAAAARKMDAPGNEPCPRKARTGTGGGRARSPERRPSGPLREPVEREAPSPAKAQAPVAQVRSAGLLRAAGVARGDGPRGPTALPSKPALPPGPDARVRAARAGEVAAGNPGTFQDVGRRRLRLRRAQGVDEDQGRLSVSMTCGLSAGEGREGDGKEGQRAEKALSEAGRALDKASRRHTRPLRHMGNVELSGKPSKRMAVGSNQDGAL